The DNA window TAACAGGAATATGGTAGCATTAGTAACAGTTTGTACTATAAAGTTACTAAGTATTTGTTTAAGTTGGCTGGCATGTGGGTTCTGGGCATATTGAGTCGAGCGAAATTTAGACCCCACGTAGATTGTAGAAATAGCGAGTACCGATTTTAAGCtctgtttggatccaccccGGACCGTAAAAGTTAACTTCCACATTATAGCCTTTTAAAAGCAGAATTGCAAAAACAAGAGTCTGTTTGGACCCACCTAGCTAGGAGTGGTGATCGTCTCACAAGCTAGTGAAATTATACAATCTGTGATTGGCAGATTGTAGAAATTGGATCATAATTCGAGGTGGTTGGACCACAAAGTAGATCGTAGAATTTCAATTCCACAATCCGTGTGGATCCAAACAGAACCTTAGCTAAGAATATGCATCCTTGTTCAATTTTTTCTGGCAGTATATTTTTATCCGTATAATGTATTACTAGCAAATATACCCATACCTTGCTACAGAAATACATATAAATATATTAATCAGTATATAAAATACATATTATACACCATATGTATTTTATAATAACATAGTGCATGTTGTCGAGAATTTCAATCTTTTCTATTTTACTCGCTAAGCACTGATTCTAAACGGTTTCGGACCCTTAACTAAATATACGGTCACCCGGATTTCGATTAGAACTCCGGTTGACGAATTCTTGCTTTAGTAATAATAGAGATTACAGACCAAATGAACTAGAGTGGGGTGGGTCGATGGATATACAGCCCGTGCGTCAATAATCCACCGGCGCGGCTCCCCTAGTTATTGCGCGTCCGGCCATCACCCCTTTCCCCACGATGCTACTACCGAGCTGCAGGAATAGACCGGGGGGAATCGGAGGAAATGTCAAATGTGCGCGCGCATCCCAGGAAGGAAGGACCAGGGATCCGGCTGTCGTGCCCGGGCGCAGCAGCCCACTTGAAGTGAGACAGTACAAGATGCGGccatcatgcatgcatgcacgcacgcacgctAGCTAGCTGGTCTCAAGCGTGCATGGAGGTCGACCCGGCCCGGCCGCCGTGGGGGAGCAAAAGGGACAGGGCAGCGCGGAGAGCGAAAGCCTAGCAGCTCTAGCTCGGTAGCCGACGCCTAGCCCGCTGGGCGCGCGCGAGCGGTGGTCCACCGCCCGCAACCACCGTGACGCCAACATCTGAGGCCAGGCCACCGCGTTGCATGCCTGCCCGGCGatcgcctgcctgcctgccgcgcgcggccgccgcagTAACTAGCTCACCCGCCCGCTGGCTCCGGCTTCTCCCGCAACTACCAGCAGCTAGCGCGCGGCAGCGATGGAGCCAATCATATGGTGGTGCACGTCGGGATCAGATCGGATCGGGTCAGAACgccagccggccggccggccagcgTGTTGATTTGGCACGGAGAGATAGGCTCCCGGCCGCGCTGCCAGGCCAGCCCAGGTGCAGGCATGTGGGCGCGCGTCACCTCGGCCTCGCTCGGTCGTCGTCGCGTGAGACTTCCTGCTCGCCCTAGCACGTAACGTCACGCATGGGCgcaccgcgcgcgccacggcgctgTCGCCCTCCCGCCGAGCGTCCGGCGTCCGTCGGCTCGGCCGCGCGCGCCGGCCGGTCGCCGGGCGGTCGGTCGGTCCGGCACAGGGTTGGCCGGGGCGCCCACCCGCGCTGCCGTAGGAGGGCGTGCGTGCGCGTGTCCGATCTATCTGATCTGACGTCGCGCTCGTGCCCGTGTCCCTCCGGCCGCTGCACCCGGGAAGGCCGGAACGAAGGAAGCTGCCGTCGGGCAAGTGGCGCATAAATCTAGTCCCCGGGGATAACATTTCCTCGGGCGCTCTGCTCCACAGTCCAACCACAGTGGCACGTTGGATGCTGGGGGCGCCGCGGGCACTGCAAACAGGATAGAATTTTCTGCGACGCCGCCGGCGCATTATCCAAAGCTGACAAAAAAACCATTTGGAATTAAAGCATTGGATAGGATGTGACGCGCGCATCTATTCTCTCCTACATTCATTCCGATCCCTCTGGCCTCTGCGTGCATGGACCGTGCCACTCGGATCTTGGCCGGGCGTGCCTGGACGCACTggcgcgccgcgcgcggccGGATGGCAGCGCCGAGCGCCAGCTGCGAGCGAGGGCACAAGCACAACAGCAGATGCCAGAAGGCCGGCCGCCGGGGCGGCTCtggttgttgctgcgctgacgGGAGACTTGGAGGCCGCTGCGCCACGACACGATCTTTGTCCCGGGCCATAACTGCGGCGGCGcgcatgccgccgccgccgcgaattGAATCCCACGTTTCGGCGTGGTCTCGCCGGCCAAGGCTTAGCTAGCCGCAACGTGATAAACATCCGGTCCGGATCAGCATTTCGGCGCCGCCCCTATGCTGCCATGCTGCTGCGATCCCGGGGCCTGTCGTACCACACGCTTGCCGCCGTGCCATCCAGCACGGCCGGGGCGCGTGcattgcatgcatgcatgcttcgCTTGCCGGCGATAGCTACGAATAGGATAGGTGAGGCGTTGTGGTTTCCTGGCCATGCATCTGTGAGGAGCAGAGCGATACACCACGCGCGCATATCCAAACGCGCCCACGCACAGCTGGGAATAGCATGGAGCCATGGATCTTCCGTACGTCACCTAGCAGCACGATCGGCCATACTTGTGCATGCCTACGACCTAGctagtagctagctagctagctgcctaCTGCTCTGCACCTTCCATGGATCCATCTGATGTTACACATCTGTGCATGCACCGTGGACAAATCTGAACCAGACACTGTATATCTGCAGGTACTACTCTGAACGATATAGATAAGCACCTATCGTTCTGCAGTTAGTCGGGTAAATCTGGCATCCTCTTGCACACTTGTTATGGACTTGTCAGAGACTTCTCCCACTTCGTGCGATGAATGTGCTAGCTACTACTCCCTAACCTTTAACTCCACTGTGCTGCGCTAGCCCGTGCTGTCAGATCAGGTATGCCTTTCCGGCCTAAACTCAGTAGACTTTCTGAATTGAGAAAGTCAAGGTTAGCACATCGCATGGCAACCCAATCCGGGACGCAAGAACTGAGTGGTCGATTTTACTGTCCATGTCCCATAATCATCACACGACGAGCCTATCTATCTTCAGCTAGTAGCACTGGCTTGCACTCAACAAACGTCGACCTGACGCTGGCCTAGAACGCTTCCgagtctgaacaagaagaaacaAAACTTCTCCAGCACACACTAGACGGTGCTGGCTACTAGGCCGGGCCGGCTTGCAGGCCGAGCAATGCGAAGGCGACACGTCGCGACACGATTCGTACGGCCCAGACCCGAGGGCTCCACTGGCACTGTTCACACATGAGGGGGGCGGGGGCCGAAGACGAACAGTACCGGCGTTGGATTGTTCGAAGCGTGCGTGTCAAGGAGGTTTGCAACTTTGCATCAAGAGATCGATCCATTTCGTGCATATGACAGGCGATTTTCCATCCATCCATCGCTCTCGTCTCTCGGTCCATGCATGCAAGGCACCAAGGGTTTCCTGGCTGGCAAAGATTCTTCAGGAAGCGCGAGGCATGTCTTGATCTGAACATCGATCTGCTGTTCTGCTGCATGTTTAATCTGCACCTAACCACATCGTGAGATCCATGTCCTAGCTATAGTAGAGCTAGTGGTTTGGTGTAACCACTGAACCCTAGCTAGGGCTACTGTGTGCTGCGCCCCTCATGGGCGAAGCAGCACGCTGGTGCTTGCACGCATACAGTCCAATCCGTTCCATCCCCTTCCGATTTCTTCCGGACGCACTGTTCCACATGTACCCTGTACATGTGGTGGATGATTGGGGCGGCGTGATGAGAGCTAGCTGGTCAAGATGGAGAAGTAAGGTGACGATCGACCTGGAACCTTTTGCCCTTCATTTTCCTGTACTTCCGTTATTGTTCCGATTGATCGTCGCGTGATtgaagggaagaaaagaaatagtCCTGGAACAATACTAGTCCATCTGAGCCAGCCGGCAACCCGGTCTGGCCAGTAGTCGCAGGGTCTGTTTAGTTCGCAGCCCGTAAACGTAAAAAAGCCATAAACGTAAAATTTTtgaaggaatcttgctaatttgaagtactaaatgaagtctatttataaaactttttgcatggatgggctgtaaatcgcgagacgaatctaatgagcctacttaatccatattttgcaacagtgatgctacagtaaccatccgctaattattgcttaatcatggattaattagcatcattagattcgtctcgcgatttacaacccgtctgtgcaaaaagttttataaatagacttcatttagtacttcaaattagtaagatttttttgcaaaaagttttttgcgtttacagctaCGGGAATATTGGTATTGCATGTTACTCGGTGTGCGCTGCACTGTGCTGGACGGAAGCATGTCTGCTTGATACGAATGAAGTGACGGGGAACAATGTGCGCAAGAGTCCGATAGAGGGATGGGCCAGAAGGAAAATGTTGTGTGGTATCGGAGAGAATACATGTCAACATGTGTGTGACAGTGTGAGCGGCGTGGCTGGGAACGCGAAGTCTGAACGAGCCGGGCGGGCGATGGAGCCGGCCGCGCAGCGCATGTGGAGTGGAATATAAGCATGGCGGCAGGCGCGGCATTGAATGGAAACCTTCCAAGTAAGGTGGATCGGCGCGCGCGGCCATGATCGCCGGCCGCCAGCGGCCAGCAGGCCCGGCCCCATGCGTCAATAACTCGTGTCCCCCGGCGGCAGCCAGGAGAAAAGAGATATTAggcaggccggccggccagggcatggcgtggccgtgccgatcgcccccggccggccgggacaCGGCTACCACCGCGGCGCCGGACCGTCCTATAGATCACGCCCCCGGGGCGAGACATGTCGGGCGCCGGGCGAACAGTGAGAACAGTAAAAGTACCGGCCCCGCCAGGTAggagagagagatagagaggcTGCACGCCTGCGTGCTCCGATCCGGGCGCGTGTGTCTGGATCGGTGATctttcctgctgctgctgccgcgcgCCAGATCGATCTGGCGCCTGATTCGCGACGTACATTTCGCGTCTCGTGAGGCAGGGGTCCTGGGGTGTAGCTGGACGGCGGACAGGTCACCGGATCGGATGGGTTACTGGATGGACCTGTCGCTGTCGGATTGCTGCCAATGGCGCCCCGTCGTCGTGTTAACGTGCACGGCACACTTCGGGCGGAACCGCGGAAGCGATGGGCTGCGCCGCAGATGAAGGGGGAAAACCGGGGACCGAGAGAGTCCACGAAGGTGTTCTGCTCTTTTCAATTTTCATAGTTCGACAAGACAGCTGACGAGGGTCCGTCGCGCGCATCAAGCGAAATGGTCGTGGCCTTGGACGgggaaagaagaaaggggagagagcGCCAGGAAACAGATGAAGCGCGCGCGGGCTCCACGGCGGAATGAGAGGGCTGCGGCCCAACGCGCCCGCACCCGAACATATGGGCCTCTCTTGCTATTATTGCTTGTCGCCGGCCCGATTTTTTTATTGGCAGGCTCACGGCAAAGGAAGCGAAGCGAGCAGCGGGAATCCGATTTTTTTAATATTGTGGAAGATTTTTTCTTCTCCACCTTTCAGTATTTAAGATTCATGCAAAGATACGTTTAATCGTCTCCTCCAAAACTCTAACACAACTCCTCCCTTGCCTCCACattcgcgccgccgcccctgcctccgCGGGTGCGCGTCTACCCTTGCGACCTCACCGCGCCGCTGCCACCCCTGCTGGCCTCGTCGCGCCTCCATCCaggcgcgcgccaccgccggagCCGGAGAGGAAGGCGCGACCAACGGCAAAAAATAttcttttttctaaaaaaagttGGATTTCAACCTGGTTCAACATTTTTTTCAATGAAATGTTGACtcaatttttttataaaaatattgGGTTCAACTTTTCCAGTGAAATGTTCGTTgagttttttaaaaaatattggATTCAACTTTTTTTAAAAATGCTTGTTCAACATTTTTCATTCAACATATTATTCAGTGAAATGCTGGCTCAACCTTTTCTTTAAAAAATTAATGGATTCAACTTTTTTTTCAGAAAATGTTGGTTCAACATTTTTATCCAATATTTTCTCAGCTGAAATGTTGAATGTGGCTTAGCTGGGTCTTTGTGGAATTGTGGGCTTTATAGATGAATCTCTTAAGGAAAAAGTCCACTTTCCCTCCCTTAACTATCGCAAAAGTCTGATTTTCATCCCTCAACTACAAAATCGGATATCTAAGTCTTCCCCGACTATCAAAATCGTTTTCTTACCTCCCTTGGCGGTTTTAGAAGCGGTTTTTACATTTTTTCATAGATTGTTCTTTCTTATATCTTTTTTCACTCAATTGAGGTAGCGAACGTGGAGCaaaagcttgtgctaaacctaagGATTTGATCAATGAGTTTTTTGATTATCTTGGAGAACTTCAGCAGAGTTTCCGTAACTTCTCACGAACTCCAGCCGCCTCAAATAATCTGGGGTGAtgccttatataggctagagggCATTTTATAGCCGTTGCTTGCTTTTACCTAGAAAAGTATAAAGGGTCGGTTAAACCGGCCGCCATCATCGGTTAAACTGGTCACATTAACCCTGCCTGCTAGCCGTTGAAGTCCAACTGTTTTCTTATGTTGACATCGTTGCATCGACGGGTGTCGATTCAACCAGTACTGAAAACCTCCAGGCTTCTCCAAATCCAAACGCTTCTGCATCATTAAACTACCAATGCACCAATATCTTCTTTtgcatcgtcggtttaaccggtgcctCTGCCCTTTCTTCACTTGATTGTCATGTCATCTCCCTATTGCACCAATACCTCCCTTTATatagcgtcggttcaaccgatgCTACTGACTTACAGTAGCAATTCTCCAATGCACCATTTAGTCCATTTTTGATGCTATCGGTTTAACCGACACATGTATTCATGCGGAGCCTTGTCCAAATCGTCGTTACATTTTCACTACAATTTAAATACCTTGACAGCGATTTGAACCATCGTGTATATGGATTGGAGTCCACCCATAAGATTTAGAAATCCTACCATCTTAAACTCACAGACTCGTTACTCATATGTTATTCCACGATCATCAAAATCACGGTGATAGCTTATCGAGGCTATATTCCTTACACGCAACCAGCAAACTGTCCGGAGCGAAAGGAACAACGACCAGGCCGACAGTTCATCACCCGCCCCCAAACGCTGCACCCAGGGGGCCAGGATGTGAAAGGGGAAGGCGAGTGCTACCACTACAGCTAGGCCCCATGCTGCAACTGCAACCTGCAATCATGCATTGCCCGGGCCTGGGCGAGACGCTTGGAGAGCCAGCAAGTACTCCATCACCGTGTGCAGGCGATGCAGGATCGCAGACCTCTGGATCCCAGACTCACAAAGCTGTGACTCGACTCTTGATGGTCACCGGCTCACCATTCCCACAAAATCCCATCCCCCGTGCTCGATCGGCCGATGGCACGCACGGCGCCGCGTCAACTCGCGCTCGGTGTCTCGTCTCATGTGACGGCACTGCAGGTAGTACAGAGGAGGTACCGCACCGGGCTCACCTAAAAAGCCCACTAGCTACTACAGGCGGTCCAGCCCAACCGACCGACCCCCTCCCGCCCTCTCCAATAATTCACGAGGCGAAGGGGGCGTCATGTGGCGTGTCTCCCGGCtccaacacccccccccccaccccccgggGGCGGCCGCCATCGCAACGACAAGCAATCGCCCCCACCCCCCCGGGGGCGGCCGCCATCGCAACGACAAGCAATCGCATCCCCGTTCCAGCTGTGCTCCTACGCttgcggccgcgccgccgcaccaAGCGGAACCGCAGCTACCGGATCAACGTCCAGCAGCCCGGTCCAGCCCCCTCCCCGCTCGATCAGCTAGCCAGGCGTAGCTGCGCTTCCGCGCAACCGCTCCCCTGCCTCAAGCTGCTAGATCCTGAACGCAACTGCTCCTCACCAACCCTACCCGACCGGCGATTGTCTTGTCCCCACGCAATGATGCGGCGGGGGGAAGTAGCGGCGGCGGTCATCGAGGCCGCAGCGCCTACGTATTTACGCGCGGATCGGGGAAGGTGCGCGCGCGCGGAGGTCTCGGTGTCAGTCGGAGCACCCGTGCATGGATGGCATGGGGCTCGGTTTGGCTGTCCTGGGGGAGGGGAGTTGGTGCATGCCAGCATGTGCGCGAGCTCAGCTTTTGGTTTGCTGCTGGTCATGTGGGAGCACCGGCACCGAGCACGCGTCCGCGACGCGCGCCCGGCGGCATCTGATCCTGACCGATTCCTTCCTTGCCTTGCCCTGCGCCCCTGCCTGACCCGGTCAGCCACCCATCGGTGCGCGCGACCTGCCGGTGCCGGcggcgagacgcgccgtggaATCCGCGGAGGCCCCGGCGCGCACTCCACCACGCCCACCCTGATCGAGCACCCGCTCGATCGCGGTAAGCGCGGCAGCACGTGGGGTTCAGGTCGCGCGCGGTGAGATTGTGAGAAAGGAGAGGGCTTCCCTTCCCAAATCCTAGCCGTAAACGTGCCCAATTTGTTGCGGGGTAGGAGCGCGGCCACATGCCGGTGTGCCAAAAGTTGTTGCTGCGCTGCACGCGCTGGTCCAACTGTGGCGATGAGCGTACAAAAGCTGggagtcgtcgtcgtcgtcctagcaagcgagcgagcgagctacGCGACGCGACGCGTGGCTTTTGGCCGCCACAGCAGGTGGTAACGAAAAATTTGACGGCTGACAACGACGACCCGTCCGTCGTCCGGTAGCAGCGGTCGGTACCGTCCGTCCGCTCGAGCCGATGGGCTGGCCAATTAAAACGCCGCGGAATTATAGGGCCGGAATTCCTGCTCGCCCGCCGGGTCCCGGCCGAGCAAGCAGCAAGAGAGCGGCGGCACGCACGGTGCCTGCATGAGATGGGCCTCAAGCTTCCAAAAGTCCACTTCGACCTCATCATTGCCCACATTTTGCCAACTCATCGACGACGCCCGCCCTCTCTTTCCGTGCCCACAGGCACACTGTGGGACCCgcacccctccctccctccctctcagTCTACGCACACCCAATGGCAATGCCAGAGCAACGAATGGCCCTTGCGATCCACTTGCATTAACCTATGGATGGCTCGTAACGGCTTGTAGCTTAGCTGCAGGTCAGTTGGCTGCGATTTGTTTTAGCATGGGCgcgggcaccgattgggcccTGGAAAGCGTGCTTCAGGAACCGCTTTCGGTCTGGGCGTCCTGTCGATCCTCGACGTGGTCTTCTCTGGAGTCGACACTTCTTCTAGGGGGACTAGAGACAAACCGACCCATCAGCTGTGACCTGCATTATACTTTAGTACTTGCATCACATGCGGGAGGTCCGGAGCTAGGTTTATTTTGATGTTACACAGACTTAAGGGCTGTAGTTAATGCCAGAAGCATCGAGGGGGAATTAGGAGCAAAATGTCAGCTTATGATTGAGCTCGCTCCTCACAGAATGCTGGAAAGAAAGATTCATCCTTTTGCTGTTACCAGCCCTTGTTTCGTCTAAAATTTACGGTTTGAGAAACAAATCACACTAGAAGGAATCTATACGCTCTTAGCACTTGATCTTTTAGCAACCTAATTTTAAGATTTAATATGGTTTACATTGGATTTAAGTAGGTACTCAGCGAAAACAGGTGCTGTTGAGAGGATAAACATCTAACACCTGAACTTTATTAAATCGTGGTCACTCAAATTACGGGAACTTAACTATAGTTCGTGTTCTCAAAATGTAGCCCCAATATAAACTCGCCCTAAATAAGGTTtaagcaaaaaaaaaagctgTTATAAGGCCGTAAAACACATGAATTTCACATCTCATATACTCGCCATAAAGCCTAAATCTCGGCACAGACATATATATGAAGCACAAAACTAGAACACCCAGGTGAGACTCAGCAATTTTccagcaaaaaagaaaaaaaatgcgtGTCCGATAATTACTGGGGTATTCAAGCAAGCAAATCAGTGAACCTGCTGCTGGAATGACGATGAACGGAAGGGAGCAAGCAAATCAACACTGTCGGCCTGCTCCACCGCCGGACCCAGCCGACCCAACGCGGCACACGGCTTTGCGAGAGACCAGTCCTAGCAGCGCGCCCCTcactggccggccggcgcccggCGGCCCCGCGCCTCGCCTGGACTCAACCGAGCTCCTCCCCTCCCCGCCCGCCCTGGCAGGCACGCCGGATGGCCGGCAATAATTGTCGTCCCCGGCGCCCACAAAACACAAGCCCCCAGCCCAATCAATGATGCGCCTGCACAGCAAATCTCACTCAGACACTCTGAATCTCCCCTCCAAAGGGTAGTCCTCCCTACACAAGCAATTGCACCGGAACGGAAACCAAGCAATCATCGTAATCATACACGGGCGTATGAGCGAGCCAAATATACATGCTATTTATGTGTGTATACATATTGTCACGAAAatttcatcatcttcttcgtcgtcgtcgtcgtcgtcgtcatacGAAGACCACCGCTTATTTTGCTGCGACTGAACaacatggatggatggatgggtcGATCCtcatgaggaggaagaggaggaggaggaggagttgTGAACTGACGGGACTTGACTCACTGAACACACTCGCCGGCGTCGGTCTCTGTTCGTTTGTAGATATATAGATATACAAATCGAAAGGAaatggaagaagaggaagaggaaaaagaaatggaaagaATCGACAGGAGAAAACAATGGCGCTAATGATCGGAGCAGGGAGGATCCATGGACAAGGGGATGTACCGTCTGATCGACCAACCGGGACGCGCGGAGGCTGGCGGCTCCCCCCTCAGAAGAGTTCCCAGTCGAACCGCGGGATCGGGGAGGCCGtggcggccgccggcgaggtGGTGGTCGCGGCCGCCATGGTGGTGGTCACGCCGGCCGAGGACGTGGACGGCACCGACGACAGCAGGTCGAACGTCTCCCAGCTCTGCGTGGGCGGCGCCGCGGaggcggccgccggcgcgggCTGCTGCTGGAAGTTCCGCCGCTGCGACAcggggggcgggcgcggcgggagGTGCGGCGCGCGGGCCTTGGCGTGCCCGTTCGCGTTCGCGGCGCCGTTGCCGCTGGCCCTGGGGGCCCCCGCCGCGTTCTTGGCGCGGATGGCGTCCAGCGTCTCCACGTACTTCTGCACCCGCTTCTCCTGCACCATCATATTCGTCAGTGTCGGCAGCGGATtgagctcacggcggcggcgttcgcgAATTCGTTCGAGAAGTGGCGATAGATTGGTGCGGTGTGTGAGCATTGACCTGCATTCGCCGCTGCACCttgacctcgccgtcggcggcgATGGAGTCCAGCTTGACCAGCTCGTTCATGAGCGCCTCGGTGAGGGTCACCACGTCGGCATCCACCACCTTGCCGCCCTTGCCCACGATGGTCTCCAGCGCCGACACCTGCGCCGAATCGAGTGGAACAGCCAAATGAGTGCCAACCAATTCGACGCCCCGGGTCACCGCGAGGTAGAACCAGGAAGCAGGTGCTCGATTCTTTACCTTGGTGGCGAGCTTGTCGACGTCGAGGCTGATGCGGGAGATGGACTTGGCGGCGCGCTCCGCCTTGTCGGTGCGGCGCTGCTCGAGGAGGCGCTTGGCCTGCGCGGCGGGGTCCTCGAGCAGCACCATCTTGGAGCGGTCCCTGACGCCGGCCATGTCGAGGAACGCCTTGGAGTCCCGCTCCTTGTCCTTGTACACCAGCTTCTGGTCCTCCGGGTGCAGCCCCGTCTTGGCCGACAGCATCTTCTTCAGCTCacctgcagcagcagcaccatcTCAATCGGCACGCAGCATCTCAGAGCAAACAAGCCAGGTCGCCGATCGAATcgccgcggcgggggcgcaTTGCCTTACCGAAGGAGGCCTGCGAGTTGATGTAGATCTCGTGGTAGACGCCGTTGAACTTGACCTTGACGCGGATGGTGGGCACGGGCGCCCCCGCGGGGGCGTCCGCGTCCGGGCTCCGCTTCTGCACCAGCATCCCGCCGGGCCGCACCTCCCACTCGTCCTccttcaccgccgccgcggccgccggagccggagccgcaGCTGCGGGAGGGGAGCTCTCCCTCATCGCGTCCGCGAATGTACCTCTGGGCCTGGCGCGCATCATCTTCTCATGGTACGCCCACGCACCCCGCGCGCGTGCAACCGCTCCCGCACTCTCCTcctctcagcagcagcagcagcagcagcagcagcaaccaacCGAGAACGAGCAGGCACTCGAGCTCGCTCCGCTCCCTCCCGGAAAAAAGATCTCTGCTTTGCCGGCCGCGGACGGGTCCCCTGGCGCGGGAAGGGGCGAGCCTGCCGGCGCCGGATCTGGGCGAGGCGGGCGACACGGTTTCGCAGCTGCCGCGAGCGCAGGTGCCCTCCTCCCGGCCTCAATTGGGGAAATTAGGATCAGGGCCGGGGGCAGGCAGGCGGGCAGAGAGGTAGGTGGGGGGTTAGGAGCTGAGGTGAGGTGGGGaaggaagagaagagagagactGCTGGGCTACTGCTGGCAGGAAAGGAGGGAAAAAAACAGCGCGTACAACTCAGGGACAGGGCGGCAGAATATTTATACCGATAAAACGCGCACGCACAAACAGAGAAACAGGGCAGAGCGAACGATGGTGCTCCGCCGCCGGGCTCTTTTTCGTCCACCTCTCCCGGCTCCGTTCTGGTTCGTTCCGTGCCGTGCGGTTCTTAACCGTTTGGTTGGTTGCCGGGGGGGACGGAGGAGCCGGAGGCCGGCGGCACGGCACAGGCGCGCGGTGAAAGCGGGGGTGGGTAGGCAGGTGCCGCAGGAATAGGATTGCTTGGGGCATCGTCTtgccggcgggcgggcgggggaggCCTTAAGCGCCAAGCAACCGCGGGCGCCGAACGTGCCACATCGCCGCGCGCGATTGGGGCATCGGCCGCGCACGCACCCACCTGCGGCTGCGCGGCGTGCCGCTTTCCCCTCATCCTCGACCCCGCTCGCTTTCTTCTCCCCCTGCCCCGGTGCCGGTGCTTTCACTGAACAAAAGGAAGGAGGGCTTCACGCACACTGCACGTCTGCTGCGACTGCAGCAGCAACAAAAGGTATCTGTTCGCTGGTGCCTGTGCCTTTGCCTCCAAGTGTTCGCCGCCGGGGGTCGGGGAGGTAATAATTGGGAAGGCGCCGGCCGGCGATCGGCAGCGAGCCGGGTCAGCGACCTCAGCAGCAGGCTCAGGCTGTAGCTgctctgctgctgctactgctactgCTAGCTACTACCATCATGCCACTGCGTCAGCACGGATCACCGGGAGAATTTCGTGACGCGCTCCTACGAGTGTCAGTTACTGCTACCAAAAGATACTGCCTCCGAGTAGTGTAGTTTCGCTGTATGATGAAAAGCGGCAGTCTCGCTGGACTGTGGCTACCTAGATCGGGGACGGGGATAAACAaaggctggctggctggctggctagCTAGGTCGATGATGACGAGAAGTCTGGTATGCGTGCGGGCGATGGCCATATCTGGCAACAGGTCTGGTTCCCAAATCGGTCGAAGCGGCGCGACAGGCCAGGTGAGAGCGCGTATTCCAATTGCTCCCTTCCTCGTCGTTGCCGCTTCCGGACAGCGCCCGCGTAAAAGCTCTTTGCTGCTGCTTGTAGTTGCAGCATACTACACGCAGACTCTCATTCAGGGGCGGAGCTAGCCGACCAAGC is part of the Panicum hallii strain FIL2 chromosome 2, PHallii_v3.1, whole genome shotgun sequence genome and encodes:
- the LOC112882927 gene encoding BAG family molecular chaperone regulator 1-like, encoding MMRARPRGTFADAMRESSPPAAAAPAPAAAAAVKEDEWEVRPGGMLVQKRSPDADAPAGAPVPTIRVKVKFNGVYHEIYINSQASFGELKKMLSAKTGLHPEDQKLVYKDKERDSKAFLDMAGVRDRSKMVLLEDPAAQAKRLLEQRRTDKAERAAKSISRISLDVDKLATKVSALETIVGKGGKVVDADVVTLTEALMNELVKLDSIAADGEVKVQRRMQEKRVQKYVETLDAIRAKNAAGAPRASGNGAANANGHAKARAPHLPPRPPPVSQRRNFQQQPAPAAASAAPPTQSWETFDLLSSVPSTSSAGVTTTMAAATTTSPAAATASPIPRFDWELF